In Phycisphaerales bacterium, the sequence GCGCATGCCGCCCTGCAATCTAACTCCATGTCGATCGGATCGGCGCTCCTTGTCGGGGCCGCACCCATCACGCTGGCGCAGGCGATCGACCACGCGGCCCTGGTCACCTCGGCCGTCGCCTCGCCGAGGACCAAGATCCTGACGAGCCTCGACCCCGCGATCGCGGACCTTCCCGCGGGGCCTCTGTACACCGTGCTCCTCAACGCGTTGCGGAACGCCGCTGAGTCCATCGGTCGGACCGATTCGGACGCCGCCCTCGCCCAAGGTCTCATCGAGATCCGCGCCATCGCGGTCACTCGCCCGAGTGGCGCGACGACTCGTACATCGACGGGCCATGTCCACGACACGTGGATCGAGGTCGAGGTCCTCGATGACGGCATCGGCCTCGCCACGCCGCCGGGCGTCCCCGCGCGGCTCTCCCTCCAGCCCACCCCGAGCCATCGCTCCGCGGGATTCGGCCTCGCCATCTGCTATCACATCGTCCGCGAACTTGGCGGCACGCTCGAACTCGCGACGCGCGTCCCGTCGCGCGAGGCCCCGCGCAAGGGCGCCTGCTTCCGCGCCATCGTCCCGCTGCGCAGCGCGAGCGACGAGACCATCGGCGCCTCCTCGGAGGGGGCGGCATGAGCCTCCGCATCGCGCCACCCAAGGGCTCTGCCGGACGCGTCCTCATCGTCGATGACGACCCGATCGTCGCCGACTCCCTCGCCGAGTTCCTCAGTAGCGACGGCTTCGACTGCGCCACCGCAGGCAACGCCGGCGAGGCCATCGCGATGCTCCAGCGTGCCAACGAGGACGCCGACGCCGCGCCCTTCGATGTCGTGCTCTGCGACATCTCCCTCCCCGGCGAGAGCGGGATCGAACTCCTCCGCGACATCCGCCGCAAACGCCTGGGCTGCGCGGTCGTCATGCTCACGGGGTATGGCACGATCGAGTCCGCCGTGGAATCGCTGCGCCTGGGCGCGAGCGATTATCTCGTGAAGCCCATCGTTGATGCCGAGATCCGCTCGAGCCTCGATCGCGCGCTCCAGCAGCGGGCGCTCCTCGCGGAGAATCGCACGCTCCGCACACGCCTCGAGGGACGCCTGAGCGCCAGCGAGGTCATCGGCTCCGACCACCGCATGGCGAGGATCTTCGAACTCGTCGAGGCCGTCGCGCCCAGCAAGACCACCGTCCTGATGTGCGGCGAGAGCGGCACGGGCAAGAGCCTCATCGCCCACGCCATCCACCAGCGCAGCCCGCGCCACGACAAGCCCTACGTCGAACTATCCTGCGGGAGCATCCCCGAGACGCTGCTGGAGAGCGAACTCTTCGGGCACTCCAAGGGCGCGTTCACCGGCGCCCACGCCGACAAGGTCGGGCGCTTCCTCGCCGCTAACACGGGGACGATCTTCCTCGACGAGATCAACTCGGCCTCGCCCGCGATGCAGTTGAAACTCCTGCGCGTGCTCCAGGAGCGCCGCTTTGAGCCAGTCGGCAGCACGCAGACGATCGAGGTCGATGTCCGCGTGATCCTCGCGAGCAACCAGCCGCTGGAGCAACTCGTCGCCGAGGGTCGCTTCCGCCAGGACCTGTACTACCGCATCAACGTCGTGCCGATCGAGTTGCCGCCGCTACGCGACCGCGTGAGCGACATCCCCCTCCTCGCCGAGCGATTCCTGCACAAGCACTCGGCGGACCTGGGGCGACAGGTCGTCGGCTTCACGCCCGACGCGATGAA encodes:
- a CDS encoding sigma-54-dependent Fis family transcriptional regulator is translated as MSLRIAPPKGSAGRVLIVDDDPIVADSLAEFLSSDGFDCATAGNAGEAIAMLQRANEDADAAPFDVVLCDISLPGESGIELLRDIRRKRLGCAVVMLTGYGTIESAVESLRLGASDYLVKPIVDAEIRSSLDRALQQRALLAENRTLRTRLEGRLSASEVIGSDHRMARIFELVEAVAPSKTTVLMCGESGTGKSLIAHAIHQRSPRHDKPYVELSCGSIPETLLESELFGHSKGAFTGAHADKVGRFLAANTGTIFLDEINSASPAMQLKLLRVLQERRFEPVGSTQTIEVDVRVILASNQPLEQLVAEGRFRQDLYYRINVVPIELPPLRDRVSDIPLLAERFLHKHSADLGRQVVGFTPDAMKALMAYRYPGNVRELQNIIERAAVLAKGQTITPADLPEQMVHPDAAPTHAVHSPGTDDADVPWEPMTLDAALREPERRILLKALRANHWNRQKTAEQLGINRTTLYKKLKALDIEPTEDDIRDAG
- a CDS encoding HAMP domain-containing histidine kinase, which codes for MPDRPKPNKPGAKGKVLGRTIREHPATDPDASPVEAVRLGALVHELRNLLDGSMRFVLLARKELEHGVGVASTASVDTALRQLDVASHALERMSGLAHAALQSNSMSIGSALLVGAAPITLAQAIDHAALVTSAVASPRTKILTSLDPAIADLPAGPLYTVLLNALRNAAESIGRTDSDAALAQGLIEIRAIAVTRPSGATTRTSTGHVHDTWIEVEVLDDGIGLATPPGVPARLSLQPTPSHRSAGFGLAICYHIVRELGGTLELATRVPSREAPRKGACFRAIVPLRSASDETIGASSEGAA